GGACAAGATCGATCCGGTCCGCTCTAAATTTGGAAAAATTGAGAAAGAGGAAGTGTCACTTTCCGATAAGATGTCGTATGTGGAAGAGTACAGCATGCATCACGGACATTTCTCATTCCGGAGCCTTTTAGAAGCGCAGTCCGGGAAAATGGAAGTGGTTGTGACATTTCTTGCAATATTAGAACTGATGAAAATGGGAAAGATAGTTGTTTCGCAGGAATACACATTCGATGATATAAAAATTGAATCAAAAATTGCTGCGTAGCTGCAGAGCAAAATGGGGACTGGCATGGAAGAAAAGAAATATGAAGCAATCGTTGAGGCAATCCTGTTTACGATGGGAGAGTCAGTGGAATTGGAACGCATAGCAAAAACACTCGAACTTGATACAGAACAGACAAAAAAGATCGTGGAAAATCTGATGAAACGCTACGAAAATGACAGTATCGGGATCAAGATCATGGAACTTGACGGTTCTTACCAGATGTGTACAAAAGGAGAAATGTATGAATATCTGGTAAAAATTGCCAAACAGCCGAAAAAGCATGTGTTGACCGATGTTTTACTTGAGACGCTGTCGATCATCGCCTACAAACAGCCGATCACAAAAGCAGAAATTGAAAAGATAAGAGGGGTTTCCTGCGACCATGCAGTAAATAAACTGGTAGAGTATAATCTGGTATGTGAATTGGGAAGACTTGACGCACCGGGCCGTCCGTTGCTTTTTGGAACGACAGAAGAGTTCTTAAGGAGCTTTGGTGTACATTCGATAGATGAACTCCCTGTGCCAAGTCCGGTCCAGGTTGAGGAATTTAAACAGGAAGCAGAAGCGGAAATGCATATGAAACTGGATATCTGATCCGGTTTTATATGTATTTTTTTGATGTAAATGCACATGTTTTTGATGTTGTGTACATAAGGATTGATGAAATACTTTTTTGGAGTTTTGCATATGTGGAAAAAGCTGCTGGCGTGGATACTTATTACTGTAATTTTAATTGTAAACGGTATACAGGTGGTGGAAGCTTTTGAACAAAGTGGGAATGTGCAGATGGAGAAAATAATGGGAGAGCCGGAACAGAATTCTTTGTATGCAAGGTCGGCAGTGCTCATGGACGCGGATTCCGGACGTATCCTGTATGAAAAAAACGGACATCAGGCGATGGCAAATGCGAGTACAACAAAAATTCTTACCTGTATCATTGCACTTGAGAATTGTGAGTTAGACAGTGAAGTGACTGTGAGTGCACTTGCGGCTTCACAGCCGAAAGTACATCTTGGTATGAGGGAAGGACAGCGTTTTTATCTGAAGGATCTGCTGTACGGACTGATGTTAGAATCTTATAATGACTGTGCAGTGGCAATCGCTGAACATATCGCAGGCACAACGGCTGATTTTGCAGCAATGATGAACGATAAAGCAAAAGAGATCGGCTGTGAGGACAGCTATTTTATTACGCCAAACGGACTGGATGCAAAAGATGAAGGCGGTTTTCACCATACGACAGCGGCGGATCTTTCGCTGATTATGCGGTATTGTATCAAAGGTTCTAAGATGGCGGGACAGTTTCTTACGATCACACAGGAAGGGCAATATCAGTTTCATGATATGGATGGGAAAAACAGTTATACCTGTTACAATCATAATGCGTTTTTGCAGATGATGGATGGGGCATTGTCCGGTAAAACCGGATTTACCGGTAATGCGGGATACTGTTATATAGGCGCATTACAGCGTGATGACAGGACTTTTATTGTAGCACTGCTTGCCTGCGGGTGGCCGAACAATAAAACATATAAGTGGGCAGATGCGAAGAAACTTATGCAGTATGGAATTACAATGTTTAAAAAAATAAAACTGGATGAGATTGAGCTGAACACAAAAGAATCTGCTGCTGTAGAGGTGAAAGGCGGGCAGAGTAAAAAGATCGGTGGAGAGGTAAGAACAGAATTGGAAATATCGCCGATAGAAGGACTGACAGAACTGCTGATTGGAAATGAACAGGAAATACAGGTAAAGTATGAAGTGACACCAAAACTTTATGCGCCGGTAATGAATGGGGATTTTGCAGGAGAAATTACATATCTGCTTGGGGATGAGATTCTGGCAAAACGTACAGTTACGGTAAAGGAGACGGTAAAAAAAATAGATTTTTGCTGGTGCATAAAAAAAGCAGCCGAATTATTTCCGCTGTAAATGCTCAAAACACTATGTATGTGAAAAAAAACTGTCAAAAAATTAACAATTCACTTGAAAATTTGTCGCCGACCATCTATAATTTATCCTAGCGGAATTTGTTATATTTTTACATTATTCACTATGTACCATGTCAAAAGATGTGGTAACAAACTTTATAGATGGAGGGCAAAAAGGATGAATAGTAGTAATGATAGCTTGGCAATGCAGCGTATTACCAAGTTAGTCGATGAGAACAGTTTCATGGAAATCGGTTCTCTCGTAACCGCAAGAAATACAGACTTTAATCTTGCAGACACAGATACACCGTCCGATGGTGTAATTACCGGACACGGTCTGGTAGATGGTAATCTGGTATTTGTATACAGCCAGAATGCAGCCGTATTAAACGGTACTATCGGAGAGATGCATGCAAAGAAGATTGCAGCCGTATATGATATGGCAATGAAAATGGGAGCACCGGTGATCGGATTTATCGATTGCGCCGGAATGCGTTTACAGGAATCTGTTGATGCATTAAACGGATTTGGTGAGATCTACGCAAAGGAGGTCGCAGCATCCGGCGTTGTTCCACAGATTTCCGCTATTTTCGGAAGCTGTGGCGGTGGACTTGCAGTAGTACCTGCATTATCTGATTTTGCATTTATGGAGAGCAAAGGAAAAATGTTCATCAACTCCCCGAATGCGATCGATGGCAACCGTATTGAAAAATGCGATACATCCTCAGCAGAGTTCCAGAGTGAGAAGAATGGCTGCATCGATGCAGTTGGAACAGAGGATGAGATCATTGCACAGATTCGTGAGTTAGTAAGCATTCTTCCTTTAAATAACGAGGGAGATGTGTATACATCTGAATGTGAGGATGATTTAAACCGTGCATGTGAGAACATGGCAGCTATGAAAGGTGATCCGAGATATTTACTCAGCGAGATCTCTGACGGACATGTTTTCTTTGAGACAAAGAAAAACTACGCAAAAGACATGGTAACCGGATTTATCCAGTTAAACGGAATGACAGTCGGCGCAGTTGCAAACTGTTCAGAAGTTTATGATGAAGAAGGCAAAAAAGCAGAAGAGTTCTCCGGAGCTTTAACAGCAAGAGGATGCAACAAGGCAGCAGAGTTCGTTAATTTCTGTGATGCATTTGAGATCCCTGTATTGTCTTTAACAAATGTAAAAGGATATGCAGCTACTGTATGTGCAGAAAAAGGACTTGCAAAAGCACTTGCACGTATGACTATGGCGTTTGCTGATGCAACCTGCCCGAAAGTTAACGTAATTACCGGAAATGCAATCGGAAGTGCTTATGTGACAATGAACTCCAAAGCAATCGGAGCAGATTTTACATATGCATGGACAGATGCAAAGATCGGTATGATGGATGGAGATCTTGCAGCTAAGATCATGTACGCAGATGCATCTGCAGACGAACTTGCAGCAAAAGCAAAAGAATATGATGCATTACAGTCTAGTGTCATGACTGCAGCAAGACGCGGTTATGTAGATCTTATTTTAGATCCGACAGACACCAGAAAGTACCTTGTAGATGCATTTGAATTATTATATACAAAATGTGCAGGTGTACCGGACAAGAAACATGGAACAAAATAGAAAGGTGAAGTTATGAAGAAAAAATTATCTCTTATGCTTTGTCTTTGCTTTATGGTTCTGGCAATGACAGCATGTGGAACGGATCCTAAGAGCGTTGATTATTTTGGTATGAGCTATTCTGATATTCAGGATAACATGGAGCAGACAGTATCTGCGCTTGTTTCATTTTCAGATGAAGATATACAAAGCGGTGCAGAATATTATGATTCCAACGGAATGGCTGCGTTTGCCCATTTACTGACATCCTGGGGTGAAACAGTTCCGGATTTAGGTTCATATCAGGGACTTGGAGAGCTTACTGTGACGAAAGCACAGAAAACCGTGACTGCAGATCAGGTTTTACATTTCTCAGACAGAGATGTAGTTGTTTCATATGTATATGAATATAATTACGAAACAGAATCACCGGAACTTACAGATGCCAGTGCAGATCTTGTGTATTCACTTGGTGAGAAAATGGAAAAAGCCGGCATGAATACATTGATGGGAATGGGAACCGTATTCGTAGTTCTTATCCTGATCAGTCTGATCATCAGCTGCTTTAAAGTAATTCCGTATTTACAGAACAAAAAAGCAAATGCTGGTGCAAAGAAAGAAGTGGCAGATCCTGTAGTAGACCAGATCGAACAGCGTGAGGAAGCAGCTTCTCTTACCGACGATTTAGAACTGGTTGCAGTTATTTCTGCAGCGATCGCAGCGGCAGAAGGAACGTCAGCAGATGGATTCGTAGTACGTTCTATTCATAGAAGATAGACGAAAAAAGACAAGTTATAAAATAGTATGTCGTTAAAAAAGTAATGATCACAGGAGGATGATTCAATGAAAAGCTATACAATTACCGTAAATGGAAATGTTTATGATGTTACTGTAGAAGAAAATGGTGCAGTAAGCGCACCGGCAGCAGCACCGAGACGTGCAGCAGCTCCGGCACCGGCAGCAGCTCCGAAGGCAGCAGCTCCGGCAGGTGGCGCAGGCAATGTTAAGATCGAAGCAGGTGCAGCAGGAAAAGTATTTAAGATCGAGTCTTCTGTAGGCGCATCTGTAAAGAAAGGTGACACAATCTTAGTTCTTGAAATCATGAAAATGGAGACACCGGTTGTTGCTACCGAAGATGGTACTGTAGCAAGCATCAACGTAAGCGTTGGTGATATGGTAGAAGCAGGTGCATTACTGGCAACTTTAAACAACTAATTTTAGGAGGATAACAATGAGTTATTTTACTGAGACAATGGGCAACCTCCTTCATCAGACTGCCTTTTTCAACCTGACATGGGGAAATTTCGTAATGATCTTTGTTGCATGTATTTTCCTGTATCTGGCTATTGCAAAAGGGTTTGAACCGTTGTTACTCGTTCCAATCGCATTTGGTATGCTTCTGGTAAATATTTATCCGGATATCTTTGCAACTCCGGAACAGATGAGTAACGGTGTCGGTGGTTTATTCCATTATTTTTATACCTTAGATGAATGGTCAATCCTGCCATCCCTTATTTTCCTTGGCGTTGGTGCGATGACCGATTTTGGACCTCTGATCGCAAACCCGATCAGCTTCCTTTTAGGAGCAGCAGCACAGTTTGGTATTTTCGGCGCATATTTCCTTGCAATCCTGATGGGATTCAATGATAAAGCAGCAGCAGCCGTTTCTATCATCGGTGGTGCAGATGGTCCTACTTCCATTTTCCTTGCAGGAAAACTTGGACAGTCCGGTCTTATGGGTCCGATCGCTGTAGCAGCATACTCTTACATGGCATTGGTGCCGATCATTCAGCCACCAATCATGAAGTTATTTACAACGAAAAAGGAACGTGCCATTAAGATGCAGAACTTACGTCCGGTATCCAAACTTGAGAAAATCTTATTCCCGATCGTGGTAACCGTTGTCGTATGTCTGATCCTTCCGACCACAGCTCCACTTGTTGGTATGTTAATGCTCGGTAACCTGTTCCGTGAGTGTGGTGTAGTTCGTCAGTTATCGGAGACAGCATCTAACGCATTAATGTACATCGTTGTTATTTTACTTGGTACATCTGTTGGTGCATCAACAAGTGCTGAGGCATTCTTAAATGCAACAACCTTAAAGATCGTTGCACTTGGACTCATCGCATTTATGTTTGGTACAGCAGCCGGAGTATTGTTCGGTAAATTACTTTGCTTCATTACAAAAGGCAAGATCAACCCGCTCATCGGTTCTGCTGGTGTATCTGCAGTTCCTATGGCTGCACGTGTATCACAGAAAGTTGGTGCAGAGGAAGATCCTACGAACTTTTTACTTATGCATGCAATGGGACCAAACGTTGCCGGTGTTATCGGTACAGCAGTAGCAGCCGGTGTATTCATGGCAATCTTTGGAATTTAATCAGACAGCGGAACAAAAACAGATTCGCTGTATAAGGAGGAAAAAATGGCTGAAGTTGTTAAAAAACCTTTAAAAATAACAGAGACAGTACTGCGTGATGCTCATCAGTCTCTGATCGCAACAAGAATGACAACAGAGCAGATGCTTCCAATCGTAGATAAAATGGACAAGGTTGGATTCTACGCTGTTGAGTGCTGGGGAGGCGCTACTTTCGACGCATCCCTTCGTTTCTTAAAAGAAGATCCATGGGATCGTCTTCGTAAATTAAGAGACGGATTCAAAAATACAAAATTACAGATGTTATTCCGTGGACAGAATATCTTAGGATACCGTCCGTATGCAGACGACGTGGTAGAGTATTTCGTACAGAAATCTATCGCAAACGGTATTGATATCATCCGTATTTTTGACTGTCTGAATGATCTTCGTAACCTTCAGACAGCAGTAAGCGCATGTAACAAAGAAAAAGGACATGCACAGGTTGCTTTATCTTACACACTTGGTGATGCTTATACCTTAGATTACTGGACTGATATGGCAAAAAGAGTAGAGGATATGGGAGCTGATTCTGTATGTATCAAAGATATGGCAGGACTTTTAGTTCCTCAGAAAGCAGACGAACTGGTTCGTGCGATCAAAGATGTGATCGATATCCCATTGGAGTTACATACACACTATACATCCGGTGTTGCTTCCATGACATACATGAAAGCAGTTGAGGCAGGATGCGATATCATTGATACAGCAATGTCTCCATTTGCACTTGGAACATCCCAGCCGGCTACTGAAGTTATGGTAGAGGCATTTAAGGGTACAGAGTTTGATACCGGTTTAGACCAGAACAAACTGGCTGAGATCGCAGATTACTTCCGTCCGATGAGAGAGGAAGCATTAGAGAGCGGTCTGATGAACCCGAAAGTATTAGGTGTAAACATCAAGACTTTATTATATCAGGTACCGGGTGGTATGTTATCCAACCTGATCTCCCAGTTAAAAGAGCAGGGCAAAGAAGACAAATACGAGGAAGTACTTGCAGAAGTACCACGTGTTCGTAAAGATCTCGGTGAGCCACCGCTTGTTACACCTTCTTCACAGATCGTTGGTACACAGGCTGTATTTAACGTATTAATGGGTGAGCGTTACAAAGTAGCTACCAAAGAGACAAAAGACGTTCTTCTCGGAAAATATGGTCAGACTGTAAAACCGTTCAATCCGGAAGTTGTCGATAAAGTATTAGGTGATGAGAAGAAGAATGCGATCACATGCCGACCGGCAGATCTGTTAGAGCCAGAACTTGACAAGATTGAAGCTGAGATGAAACAGTGGAAACAGCAGGATGAGGATGTATTATCCTACGCATTATTCCCACAGGTTGCAACTGAGTTCTTCAAATACCGTGAGGCACAGCAGAAAAAAGTAGATGCAACAATCGCAGATACAAAGAATGGTGCATATCCGGTATAATCAGAAATAATATTGACAAAAGATGTCATAACAGTATCTTAAGATACTGTTATGACATTTTTTTGTTTTGCAGAATGAACAATGTGAAATATTGCTTTTTGTATAAAAAAGAATTAGAATCATCCTATAAATTTTAAAGGATATGAAAAAATGAATGATTTTGAACGAAAGACTTTGCCAAAAAGTGGCATAGATACGGAAAACTGGTTTATAGAGAGTTATCAGAGACATAAAGGACATCCGATACAGATCCTGATAGCACTTTATAAAGGAAATTATCATAAATTTGTTATGGCTGTGATCTGTTTTTTTATAAAACATGCCTGCGTGTGGGTTCTTCCGATCATAACTGCAAATATTATCAATGATGTCACGACTGCAAATCCGGATACAGTCAGAAATATCTGGTTTAGTGTAATTCTTGAAACTGGTCTGATCGCACTGAATATTCCGATGAATTATCTTTATACATCTTATAAAAGTCTTGCAACGCGTTATGTGGAAACAGGACTCCGGAAAGCATTGATCCGGAAATTGCAACAGTTGTCAATTGCTTATCATGTGGAGACGCAGTCCGGCAGACTGCAGTCGAAGATCATGCGTGATGTGGAGGCTGTTGAAACACTTTCTACACAGATGTTCTTAAGTATTTTAAATATTGCGTTAAATATCGGGGTCGCACTGGTCGTTACAGCGTCGAAAAGCAGGATTGTGTTTGTCTTTTTCCTGCTGACTACTCCGGTTGCTGCAATTACCATGGTTTCGTTTCGTTCTGTCATGAAAAAACGTAATACGGAATTTCGAAAAGAAATGGAAGAAACGTCCGCTCGTGTGATGGAAATGGTGGAACTTGTTCCGGTGACAAGAGCGCATGCCTTAGAGGATGAAGAAGTACACAAAATGAGTGGACAGCTTTTTGCAGTTGCCGAAAAAGGATATAAACTGGATCTTGTACAGGCATTGTTTGGCTCGGTTGGATGGGCTGTATTTCAGGTGTTTCAGGTCGTTTGTCTTGCATTTACCGGCTATCTTGCGCTGCGCGGACGTATCATGGCGGGAGATATTACTCTTTATCAGAGCTATTTTGCAACAGTTGTCAATCAGGTGTCTGCAATCGTGACGCTTCTCCCGACAATCGCAAAGGGAATTGAATCTGTTAATTCCATTGGTGAAGTGCTACTTTCAGAGGATGTGGAACAGAATGAAGGCAAAAAACAGTTGGAGGATGTAACTGGAACTTTTGATTTCTGCGATGTTTCTTTTCATTATAAGAACAGTGATAAACCGGTGCTGAACCATTTTAATCTTCATATAAAACAGGGAGAGACAATCGCATTAGTCGGGGAGTCCGGTGCGGGAAAATCAACCATTTTGAATCTTGTGATCGGATTTCATCTTGCGGATGGGGGAAAAGTTCTTTTAGATGGTAATGATATGAAAGAAATAGATCTGCGTACATACAGAAAGCATCTGGCTGTTGTACCGCAGACATCCATTTTGTTTTCCGGAACTATCCGTGAAAATATTACATATGGGAACGAACATGTTACGGATGAAGAATTAGAACGTGTCATCCGGGCAGCAAATCTTACAGATCTGATGGAAAGTCTTCCACATGGTGTTGATACTGTAGTTGGAGAACATGGAGGAAAACTTTCAGGAGGACAAAGGCAGCGTATAGCAATTGCAAGAGCACTGATCCGTGACCCTGAAGTAATCGTTCTCGACGAAGCTACGTCTGCTTTGGACAGTATTTCTGAGAAACTGATACAGGAAGCACTTGGAAATCTTACAAAAGGACGGACAACATTTATAGTTGCACATCGTCTGTCGACGATCCGGGATGCGGATAAAATAGCGGTTCTTGCAGATGGACATTGTGTGGAATATGGTACATTTGAGGAGCTGATGGAACAAAAAGGTGAATTTTACAAAATGAAAATGATTCAAAGCTGACAAAAAGAAAAAGTTTTGGTATAATAGAAATGTTGGTGTGCAAAGACATATCACAAATTGCAGACAATGTCATAATCATGACAGGAACGAGGGGTTATGGGCAGTAAAAATGATTTGAGTAATCGGATCAACGAGTCATACAGTAAATTGAGCAAGGGACAGAAACTGCTTGCCACTTATATTACGGATAACTATGATAAAGCAGTATTTTTGACAGCAGCAAAATTAGGTGAGGTAGTCGGAGTCAGTGAATCCACGGTAGTACGCTTTGCCATGCACCTTGGTTATCGGGGATATCCTGAATTTCAGAGTGCCTTAGAGGAACTGGTGCGTAATAAATTAAATTCTATCCAGCGTATGGAAGTTACCTATGGCAGGATCAGCCAGTCAAAAATATTAGAATCTGTTTTAAAGTCAGATGCGGAAAAGATTAACAGTACACTGGAAAAAATAGACCAGACAGCATTTGAAATGGCGGTGGATACCATTTTACATGCAAAACACATTTATATAATAGGAATCAGAAGCTGTGCACCGCTTGCGTCATTTATGGCATTTTATTTTACTCTGATGTTTGAAAACGTACATCTGATACAGACAAGCAGTTCTAGTGAGATCTTTGAACAGATGGTACGTATCGGAAAAGAAGATGTGATCATTGGTATCAGTTTTCCAAGATATTCCATGCGTACACTAAAAGCAATGGAGTTTGCGAACAACCGCAGTGCGAAAGTTATTACATTAACAGACAGTGTACATTCGCCAATGAATTTATATTCTTCCTGCAACCTGATCGCGGACAGTGACATGGCTTCTATTGTCGATTCACTGGTTGCACCACTCAGTGTGATCAATGCCCTGATCGTTGCTCTTTGTATGAAAAAGCAGAGGGATGTGGCAAAGACGTTAGAAATGTTAGAAGGAATCTGGGATGAATATCAGGTTTATGAAAATGATGAGATCAATGCGATTGATGATTCGATAAAAATGCGATATGCTAAAATAGGAGACAGCGATTTTCATGAATAAAATCATTGTAATAGGTGGAGGACCGGCTGGAATGTTTGCTGCGATCGCCGCAGCAGAAGCAGGAAGTCAGGTTACACTGCTTGAGAAAAATGAAAAATTAGGAAAGAAACTATATATCACCGGGAAAGGACGCTGCAACATCACCAATGCAGGAGATATGGATAATCTCTTTGCTAATATCATGACCAATGCAAAGTTCTTGTACAGTGCGTTTTATTCTTATGATAATCAGAGAGTAATTGATTTTTTTGAAAGAAACGGACTTCGGACGAAGATAGAACGTGGAAACAGAGTGTTCCCTGTTTCAGATCATTCTTCAGATGTGATTGCCACATTACAAAAAGTGCTGAAAGAGAAAAAAGTAAAGATAATGCTGCATACACAGGTGCAGAGCCTGTTAGAGGAACCGTCTGTGGATGATATGTCCCAGAATGTTGTCACCGGGGTAAAGTTAGAAGACGGCACTACAATGCAGGCAGATGCGGTGATCGTTGCAACAGGCGGATTTTCCTATCAGACAACCGGATCTACCGGGGATGGTTACCGCTTTGCAAAGGAGATGGGGCATACGGTAACGGATATCCATCCGTCGCTTGTTCCCTTTCTTGCAAAAGAGGGATATGTGCAGCAGATGCAGGGACTGGCTTTAAAAAATGTAGAAGTGCGTATTTTAAATGGAAAGAAATTGTTATATCAGGAGTTCGGCGAGATGTTGTTTACGCATTTTGGCGTCAGCGGGCCATTGCTTTTGTCGGCAAGTGCGGCGATAAAACCGTCTCTTACGGCAGGAGAACTTTCCATGTTTATAGATCTAAAGCCGGCACTTAGCGAAGAACAGTTAGACCATCGCCTGCTGAGGGAGTTTGATGAGGCAAAAAATAAACAGTTTAAAAACTCGATTGGAGGACTTTTCCCGGCAAAAATGATCCCGGTAATGCTTGAACTTAGCGGAATCGATCCGGAGAAGAAAGTCAATGAGATCACAAAAGAAGAACGCAGATATTTTATCGGACTGATCAAGGCATTTCCTGTTACACTTTGCGGACTGCGCGATTTTAATGAGGCAATTATCACAAAGGGTGGCGTAAAGGTCAAGGAAGTGAATCCGTCCACGATGGAATCAAAACTGGTACCGCATTTATATTTCTGTGGAGAAGTGTTAGACCTTGATGCGATGACAGGTGGTTATAATTTACAGATTGCCTGGTCGACTGGATATCTTGCGGGGGTATCTGCTGCGCAGACAGAAAAATAAGGCATTTAAAAATTATGCTTTTGCAAGATGCAAAAAGCATATCTGGTTAAGATAGAAGGAGAAATAAAAAATGAGTATGAATATTGCAATTGACGGACCGGCAGGGGCAGGAAAAAGCACGATCGCAAAGCGCCTGGCAAAAAAACTTGGTTTTATCTACGTGGATACGGGAGCAATGTACCGCGCAATGGCGTATTATTTTTTACAGCATGATATTGATGCAAAAGATGAGAGTGCAATTGCGGCTGCCTGTCCGGATGTAGATGTTACGATTACCTATGAAAACGGCGAACAGCAGGTACTTTTAAACGGAGAGAATGTAAATGGTGTGATCCGTAATGAGGAAGTTGGAAATATGGCATCATCCACAAGTGTTTATCCGGTAGTCCGCGAAAAGTTAGTTGAGCTGCAGCGTCAGCTTGCAAAATCAGCAGATGTGATTATGGATGGAAGGGACATTGGAACATGTGTGCTTCCGGATGCCCAGGTGAAAATTTATCTGACAGCAAGTTCGGCAACACGTGCGAAACGTCGTTTCGATGAATTGACGGAAAAAGGTGTAAGCTGTGATCTTGCGGAAATTGAGAAAGATATCATCGACCGCGATTACCGCGATATGCACCGCGAAACATCACCGCTCTGTCAGGCAGAGGATGCTGTTTTAGTTGACAGCTCGGAAATGAATATTGATGAAGTGGTAGATGCCATTTATCAGGTTTATCTGAAGGCAGAAAAGGAAGTATAAAAAGGAAATCTGAAAATATGAAAGTAACATTGGCAAAAAGTGCGGGTTTTTGTTTTGGCGTGAAGCGTGCAGTCGATACCGTATATGAGCAGTTAGAAAAGAGTGTCAGCGGAAATCAGCCGATCTATACGTTTGGCCCGATCATTCACAACGAAGAAGTGGTGCATGACCTGGAAGAAAAAGGAGTGACTGTTTTAGAGAGCGTTGAAGAACTTGAAGAGAGGGCACCGCAGGGTGGAACAGTTATCATTCGTGCACATGGAGTGGAAAAGGGAATATCCGGAAAAATAAAAGAACTGGGTTATACACTTGTGGATGCAACCTGTCCGTTTGTGTTAAAGATACACCGCCTTGTGGAAAAATACAGTACCGATGGAGCACAGATTGTAATTATTGGAAATGAAAAACATCCTGAGGTGAAAGGAATCAAAAGCTGGTCGCTTGATCCGCATACGGCTGTGATCTCAACCCCGGAAGAAGCAGAAAAATATCAGGCAGAATCTGGGAAAAAGGTATGTATTGTAGCACAAACGACATTTAATTACAATAAATTTCAAGAATTAGTTGAAATTATAAATAAAAAAGGTTATGATATAATTGTTTTAAATACAATCTGCAATGCCACCGAGGAAAGACAGACTGAGGCAGCAAAGATTGCCCGTGATGTGGACGCCATGATTGTCATAGGGGGCAGAAATAGTTCCAATACGCAGAAGTTGTTTGAAATATGTAAAAACGAATGCAACAATACTTACTATATACAAACTGTAAAAGATTTGGATGTCACATGTTTTGAGTCCATCGATAACGTAGGTATTACCGCAGGGGCTTCTACCCCAAACAAAATTATTGAGGAGGTTCAAAAGAATGTCAGAAATGAGCTTTGAACAAATGCTGGAGGAATCATTTAAAACAATAAGAAATGGAGAGGTAGTTGAAGGTACCGTTATCGATGTAAAACCTGATGAGATCGTATTAAATATCGGCTACAAATCAGACGGAATCATTACTCGTAATGAATATACGAATGAAGCTAACGTTGATTTAAC
The Roseburia rectibacter DNA segment above includes these coding regions:
- the ispH gene encoding 4-hydroxy-3-methylbut-2-enyl diphosphate reductase — its product is MKVTLAKSAGFCFGVKRAVDTVYEQLEKSVSGNQPIYTFGPIIHNEEVVHDLEEKGVTVLESVEELEERAPQGGTVIIRAHGVEKGISGKIKELGYTLVDATCPFVLKIHRLVEKYSTDGAQIVIIGNEKHPEVKGIKSWSLDPHTAVISTPEEAEKYQAESGKKVCIVAQTTFNYNKFQELVEIINKKGYDIIVLNTICNATEERQTEAAKIARDVDAMIVIGGRNSSNTQKLFEICKNECNNTYYIQTVKDLDVTCFESIDNVGITAGASTPNKIIEEVQKNVRNEL